The proteins below are encoded in one region of Mus caroli chromosome 10, CAROLI_EIJ_v1.1, whole genome shotgun sequence:
- the Tnfaip3 gene encoding tumor necrosis factor alpha-induced protein 3 isoform X1 has protein sequence MTRSNTGVSCRQVYGSSVKGSLTEWALPLPLQALSRTMAEQLLPQALYLSNMRKAVKIRERTPEDIFKPTNGITYHFKTMHRYTLEMFRTCQFCPQFREIIHKALIDRSVQASLESQKKLNWCREVRKLVALKTNGDGNCLMHAACQYMWGVQDTDLVLRKALCSTLKETDTRNFKFRWQLESLKSQEFVETGLCYDTRNWNDEWDNLVKMASADTPAARSGLQYNSLEEIHIFVLSNILRRPVIVISDKMLRSLESGSNFAPLKVGGIYLPLHWPAQECYRYPIVLGYDSQHFVPLVTLKDSGPELRAVPLVNRERGRFEDLKVHFLTDPENEMKEKLLKEYLIVMEIPVQGWDHGTTHLINAAKLDEANLPKEINLVDDYFELVQHEYKKWQENSDQARRVAHAQNPLEPSTPQLSLMDIKCETPNCPFFMSVNTQPLCHECSERCQKNQSKLPKLNSKLGPEGLPGVGLGSSNWSPEETAGGPHSAPPTAPSLFLFSETTAMKCRSPGCPFTLNVQHNGFCERCHNARQINASHTADPGKCQACLQDVTRTFNGICSTCFKRTTAEPSSSLTSSIPASCHQRSKSDPSQLIQSLAPHSCHRTGNVSPSGCLSQAARTPGDRAGTSKCRKAGCMYFGTPENKGFCTLCFIEYRENKQSVTASGKAGSPAPRFQNNVPCLGRECGTLGSTMFEGYCQKCFIEAQNQRFHEARRTEEQLRSSQHRDLPRTTQGVSRQKCARASCKNILACRSEELCMECQHLSQRVGSVAHRGEPTPEEPPKQRCRAPACDHFGNAKCNGYCNECYQFKQMYG, from the exons ATGACAAGATCAAATACTGGGGTTTCCTGCCGGCAGGTATATGGGAGCAGTGTTAAAGGCAGCCTAACGGAATGGGCTTTACCCCTTCCTCTTCAGGCCTTGTCGAGGACCATGGCTGAACAACTTCTTCCTCAGGCTTTGTATTTGAGCAATATGCGGAAAGCTGTGAAGATACGAGAGAGAACCCCAGAAGACATTTTCAAACCTACCAATGGGATCACCTATCACTTTAAAACCATGCACCGATACACGCTGGAGATGTTCAGAACATGTCAGTTTTGCCCACAGTTCCGAGAGATCATCCACAAAGCACTTATTGACAGAAGTGTCCAGGCTTCCCTGGAAAGCCAGAAGAAGCTCAACTGGTGTCGTGAAGTCAGGAAGCTCGTGGCTCTGAAAACCAATG GTGATGGAAACTGCCTCATGCATGCAGCTTGTCAGTACATGTGGGGTGTTCAGGATACTGACCTGGTCCTGAGGAAGGCCCTCTGCAGCACCCTTAAGGAGACAGACACTCGGAACTTTAAATTCCGCTGGCAGCTGGAATCCCTGAAATCTCAGGAATTTGTGGAAACAGGACTTTGCTACGACACTCGG AACTGGAATGACGAATGGGACAACTTGGTCAAAATGGCATCAGCAGACACACCTGCAGCCCGAAGTGGACTTCAGTACAATTCCCTGGAAGAAATCCACATATTTGTCCTCAGCAACATCCTCAGAAGACCCGTCATTGTCATTTCAG ACAAAATGCTAAGAAGTTTGGAATCCGGTTCCAATTTTGCTCCTTTGAAAGTGGGTGGGATTTATCTGCCTCTTCACTGGCCTGCCCAGGAGTGTTACAGATATCCCATCGTCCTAGGCTATGACAGCCAGCACTTTGTACCCCTGGTGACCCTGAAGGACAGTGGACCTG AACTTCGAGCTGTTCCACTTGTTAACAGAGAGCGGGGTAGGTTTGAAGACTTAAAAGTTCACTTCTTGACAGATCCTGAGAACGAGATGAAGGAAAAGCTTCTAAAGGAGTACTTGATAGTGATGGAGATCCCTGTGCAAGGCTGGGACCACGGCACGACTCACCTGATCAATGCTGCAAA ATTGGATGAAGCTAACTTACCCAAAGAAATAAATTTGGTAGATGATTACTTTGAGCTTGTTCAGCACGAATACAAGAAATGGCAGGAGAACAGCGATCAGGCCAGGAGAGTGGCACATGCGCAGAATCCTTTGGAGCCTTCCACACCCCAGCTATCACTCATGGATATAAAATGTGAGACACCCAACTGTCCTTTCTTCATGTCCGTGAACACTCAGCCTTTATGCCACGAATGCTCAGAGAGGTGCCAAAAGAATCAGAGCAAACTCCCAAAGCTGAACTCGAAGCTGGGCCCTGAAGGACTCCCAGGCGTGGGACTTGGCTCCTCAAACTGGAGCCCTGAGGAAACCGCTGGAGGACCTCATTCGGCCCCACCCACAGCACCCAGCCTTTTTCTCTTCAGTGAAACCACTGCAATGAAGTGCAGGAGTCCTGGGTGCCCTTTTACATTGAATGTGCAGCATAATGGATTCTGTGAGCGTTGCCACAACGCCCGGCAGATTAATGCCAGCCACACCGCAGACCCTGGAAAGTGCCAAGCCTGTCTTCAGGATGTCACCCGGACCTTTAATGGCATCTGCAGTACCTGTTTCAAAAGGACTACAGCAGAGCCCAGCTCCAGCCTCACTTCCAGTATCCCTGCCTCCTGTCACCAACGCTCCAAGTCTGACCCCTCACAACTCATCCAAAGTCTCGCCCCACACTCTTGCCACCGGACTGGAAATGtctctccttctggctgcctctCCCAGGCTGCACGGACTCCAGGAGATAGAGCAGGGACAAGCAAGTGCAGGAAAGCTGGCTGCATGTATTTTGGGACTCCAGAAAACAAGGGCTTTTGCACTCTATGTTTCATCgaatacagagaaaataaac AGTCTGTTACTGCCTCTGGGAAAGCTGGTTCCCCAGCCCCCAGGTTCCAGAACAATGTGCCGTGCCTGGGCAGGGAGTGCGGCACACTCGGAAGCACCATGTTTGAAGGGTACTGTCAGAAGTGTTTCATCGAAGCTCAGAACCAGAGATTCCATGAAGCAAGAAGAACAGAAGAACAACTG AGATCAAGCCAGCATAGAGACTTGCCTCGAACTACACAGGGAGTCTCAAGGCAGAAATGTGCCCGGGCCTCCTGCAAGAACATCCTGGCCTGTCGCAGTGAGGAACTCTGTATGGAGTGCCAGCACCTAAGCCAACGAGTAGGTTCTGTGGCCCACCGGGGTGAGCCCACTCCTGAAGAGCCCCCTAAACAGCGCTGCCGGGCCCCTGCTTGTGATCACTTTGGCAATGCCAAGTGTAACGGTTACTGCAATGAGTGCTACCAGTTCAAGCAGATGTATGGCTAA
- the Tnfaip3 gene encoding tumor necrosis factor alpha-induced protein 3 isoform X2, whose protein sequence is MAEQLLPQALYLSNMRKAVKIRERTPEDIFKPTNGITYHFKTMHRYTLEMFRTCQFCPQFREIIHKALIDRSVQASLESQKKLNWCREVRKLVALKTNGDGNCLMHAACQYMWGVQDTDLVLRKALCSTLKETDTRNFKFRWQLESLKSQEFVETGLCYDTRNWNDEWDNLVKMASADTPAARSGLQYNSLEEIHIFVLSNILRRPVIVISDKMLRSLESGSNFAPLKVGGIYLPLHWPAQECYRYPIVLGYDSQHFVPLVTLKDSGPELRAVPLVNRERGRFEDLKVHFLTDPENEMKEKLLKEYLIVMEIPVQGWDHGTTHLINAAKLDEANLPKEINLVDDYFELVQHEYKKWQENSDQARRVAHAQNPLEPSTPQLSLMDIKCETPNCPFFMSVNTQPLCHECSERCQKNQSKLPKLNSKLGPEGLPGVGLGSSNWSPEETAGGPHSAPPTAPSLFLFSETTAMKCRSPGCPFTLNVQHNGFCERCHNARQINASHTADPGKCQACLQDVTRTFNGICSTCFKRTTAEPSSSLTSSIPASCHQRSKSDPSQLIQSLAPHSCHRTGNVSPSGCLSQAARTPGDRAGTSKCRKAGCMYFGTPENKGFCTLCFIEYRENKQSVTASGKAGSPAPRFQNNVPCLGRECGTLGSTMFEGYCQKCFIEAQNQRFHEARRTEEQLRSSQHRDLPRTTQGVSRQKCARASCKNILACRSEELCMECQHLSQRVGSVAHRGEPTPEEPPKQRCRAPACDHFGNAKCNGYCNECYQFKQMYG, encoded by the exons ATGGCTGAACAACTTCTTCCTCAGGCTTTGTATTTGAGCAATATGCGGAAAGCTGTGAAGATACGAGAGAGAACCCCAGAAGACATTTTCAAACCTACCAATGGGATCACCTATCACTTTAAAACCATGCACCGATACACGCTGGAGATGTTCAGAACATGTCAGTTTTGCCCACAGTTCCGAGAGATCATCCACAAAGCACTTATTGACAGAAGTGTCCAGGCTTCCCTGGAAAGCCAGAAGAAGCTCAACTGGTGTCGTGAAGTCAGGAAGCTCGTGGCTCTGAAAACCAATG GTGATGGAAACTGCCTCATGCATGCAGCTTGTCAGTACATGTGGGGTGTTCAGGATACTGACCTGGTCCTGAGGAAGGCCCTCTGCAGCACCCTTAAGGAGACAGACACTCGGAACTTTAAATTCCGCTGGCAGCTGGAATCCCTGAAATCTCAGGAATTTGTGGAAACAGGACTTTGCTACGACACTCGG AACTGGAATGACGAATGGGACAACTTGGTCAAAATGGCATCAGCAGACACACCTGCAGCCCGAAGTGGACTTCAGTACAATTCCCTGGAAGAAATCCACATATTTGTCCTCAGCAACATCCTCAGAAGACCCGTCATTGTCATTTCAG ACAAAATGCTAAGAAGTTTGGAATCCGGTTCCAATTTTGCTCCTTTGAAAGTGGGTGGGATTTATCTGCCTCTTCACTGGCCTGCCCAGGAGTGTTACAGATATCCCATCGTCCTAGGCTATGACAGCCAGCACTTTGTACCCCTGGTGACCCTGAAGGACAGTGGACCTG AACTTCGAGCTGTTCCACTTGTTAACAGAGAGCGGGGTAGGTTTGAAGACTTAAAAGTTCACTTCTTGACAGATCCTGAGAACGAGATGAAGGAAAAGCTTCTAAAGGAGTACTTGATAGTGATGGAGATCCCTGTGCAAGGCTGGGACCACGGCACGACTCACCTGATCAATGCTGCAAA ATTGGATGAAGCTAACTTACCCAAAGAAATAAATTTGGTAGATGATTACTTTGAGCTTGTTCAGCACGAATACAAGAAATGGCAGGAGAACAGCGATCAGGCCAGGAGAGTGGCACATGCGCAGAATCCTTTGGAGCCTTCCACACCCCAGCTATCACTCATGGATATAAAATGTGAGACACCCAACTGTCCTTTCTTCATGTCCGTGAACACTCAGCCTTTATGCCACGAATGCTCAGAGAGGTGCCAAAAGAATCAGAGCAAACTCCCAAAGCTGAACTCGAAGCTGGGCCCTGAAGGACTCCCAGGCGTGGGACTTGGCTCCTCAAACTGGAGCCCTGAGGAAACCGCTGGAGGACCTCATTCGGCCCCACCCACAGCACCCAGCCTTTTTCTCTTCAGTGAAACCACTGCAATGAAGTGCAGGAGTCCTGGGTGCCCTTTTACATTGAATGTGCAGCATAATGGATTCTGTGAGCGTTGCCACAACGCCCGGCAGATTAATGCCAGCCACACCGCAGACCCTGGAAAGTGCCAAGCCTGTCTTCAGGATGTCACCCGGACCTTTAATGGCATCTGCAGTACCTGTTTCAAAAGGACTACAGCAGAGCCCAGCTCCAGCCTCACTTCCAGTATCCCTGCCTCCTGTCACCAACGCTCCAAGTCTGACCCCTCACAACTCATCCAAAGTCTCGCCCCACACTCTTGCCACCGGACTGGAAATGtctctccttctggctgcctctCCCAGGCTGCACGGACTCCAGGAGATAGAGCAGGGACAAGCAAGTGCAGGAAAGCTGGCTGCATGTATTTTGGGACTCCAGAAAACAAGGGCTTTTGCACTCTATGTTTCATCgaatacagagaaaataaac AGTCTGTTACTGCCTCTGGGAAAGCTGGTTCCCCAGCCCCCAGGTTCCAGAACAATGTGCCGTGCCTGGGCAGGGAGTGCGGCACACTCGGAAGCACCATGTTTGAAGGGTACTGTCAGAAGTGTTTCATCGAAGCTCAGAACCAGAGATTCCATGAAGCAAGAAGAACAGAAGAACAACTG AGATCAAGCCAGCATAGAGACTTGCCTCGAACTACACAGGGAGTCTCAAGGCAGAAATGTGCCCGGGCCTCCTGCAAGAACATCCTGGCCTGTCGCAGTGAGGAACTCTGTATGGAGTGCCAGCACCTAAGCCAACGAGTAGGTTCTGTGGCCCACCGGGGTGAGCCCACTCCTGAAGAGCCCCCTAAACAGCGCTGCCGGGCCCCTGCTTGTGATCACTTTGGCAATGCCAAGTGTAACGGTTACTGCAATGAGTGCTACCAGTTCAAGCAGATGTATGGCTAA